A genomic region of Streptomyces rimosus contains the following coding sequences:
- a CDS encoding ATP-grasp domain-containing protein has protein sequence MSARPQVLVVDPGDQSNRGYCLEQVAASYDVVLLTGAQPSWEKPYIVDHAVADLHDSSALLAAGRALAARHDLAGVVTWSEWHLVATARLARALGLPAHSAEVMRACRNKATARHLFARHGVPSAAAMTARFLPEAELAARTVGYPAVLKPTAFAGSIGVIRVDRPEELPTAFAFASAGASRSREDTAVLVEQYLDGPEISVECVTHHGVTTAVAVTRKSLGPAPRFSETGHTVDADDPLLALVAPAASAAIKALGITDGVQHVEIRLVDGRPRLIEVNARLGGDLIGHLVCLATGIDLPKAAADLACGHRPDLTPTRRGAAGIRMLYPAASGTLTEQQVNQLFTARTPWLEQLQWTRQIGDRLLLPPDGDLFTARAGFYIVTGRDTAEVSARLDTAAGEITLTTQAAR, from the coding sequence TTGTCCGCACGCCCCCAGGTGCTCGTTGTCGACCCCGGTGACCAGAGCAATCGCGGCTACTGTCTGGAGCAGGTTGCCGCCTCCTACGACGTGGTCCTGCTCACCGGTGCCCAACCGTCGTGGGAGAAGCCGTACATCGTCGACCACGCCGTCGCCGACCTTCACGACAGCAGCGCCCTGCTCGCCGCCGGACGGGCCTTGGCGGCACGGCATGATCTCGCTGGTGTCGTCACCTGGTCGGAGTGGCATCTGGTTGCCACCGCTCGCCTCGCCCGGGCGCTCGGCCTGCCCGCGCACTCCGCCGAGGTGATGCGGGCCTGCCGCAACAAGGCCACCGCCCGCCACCTGTTCGCCCGCCACGGGGTACCGTCGGCCGCCGCGATGACGGCCCGGTTCCTGCCGGAGGCCGAACTGGCGGCAAGGACCGTCGGCTACCCCGCCGTGCTGAAACCCACGGCCTTCGCCGGGAGCATCGGGGTCATCCGTGTCGACCGGCCCGAAGAGCTGCCCACTGCCTTCGCGTTCGCCTCGGCCGGCGCGAGCCGGAGCCGGGAGGACACCGCCGTCCTGGTCGAGCAGTACCTCGACGGGCCGGAGATCTCGGTCGAGTGCGTCACCCACCACGGTGTGACCACCGCCGTCGCCGTCACCCGCAAAAGCCTGGGCCCGGCTCCCCGCTTCTCTGAGACGGGGCACACCGTCGACGCCGACGATCCCCTCCTGGCCCTGGTTGCCCCGGCCGCATCCGCCGCCATCAAAGCCCTGGGCATCACCGATGGCGTCCAGCACGTCGAGATCCGCCTGGTCGACGGCCGGCCCCGCTTGATCGAGGTCAACGCACGGCTCGGCGGCGACCTGATCGGCCACCTCGTCTGCCTCGCTACCGGCATCGACCTGCCGAAGGCCGCCGCCGACCTCGCCTGCGGCCACCGTCCGGACCTGACCCCGACCCGGCGAGGCGCCGCCGGTATCCGCATGCTCTACCCGGCCGCCTCCGGCACCCTCACCGAACAGCAGGTCAACCAGCTGTTCACCGCCCGCACCCCCTGGCTGGAGCAGCTGCAGTGGACCCGCCAGATCGGCGACCGGCTCCTCCTGCCGCCCGACGGCGACCTGTTCACCGCCAGAGCCGGGTTCTACATCGTCACCGGCCGCGACACCGCCGAAGTCAGCGCACGCCTCGACACGGCCGCCGGCGAGATCACCCTGACCACCCAGGCGGCCCGATGA
- a CDS encoding winged helix-turn-helix transcriptional regulator, producing the protein MATTGLPPDTAADVARVTEALAMITPRWNVRIMLALSGPPLRYSQIADKMPWLQNGQLHPKLRALCDAGLVQRTEHTSRHVTYGHTDRGAALLPVLPLVVTWAEEHLEKTDRPLPAIEQIEDSLTLLTRRHATAILWVLKSREEVSGRALARIVMPSSDGTNVYPPLRQLVADGLVDTDGTGQPYRLSEAGKSLAPVFGALSAWSAGQPLAQAAQHPVWGRANAVTVPTRWVSNQARLPAPAAPVRAGKTTWQGRDLFSHATTAHPKTDLAAGGPRR; encoded by the coding sequence TTGGCCACCACCGGTCTGCCTCCCGACACCGCCGCTGACGTTGCCCGGGTCACCGAGGCCCTCGCCATGATCACTCCGCGATGGAACGTGCGGATCATGCTGGCCCTTTCCGGCCCGCCGCTGCGCTACAGCCAGATAGCGGACAAGATGCCCTGGCTGCAGAACGGCCAGCTCCACCCCAAGCTGCGGGCCCTGTGCGATGCCGGTCTGGTCCAGCGCACCGAGCACACCTCGCGGCACGTCACCTACGGCCACACCGACCGCGGAGCCGCGCTGCTGCCGGTACTCCCGCTGGTCGTCACCTGGGCCGAGGAGCACCTGGAGAAGACGGACCGGCCGCTGCCCGCTATCGAGCAGATCGAGGACAGCCTCACCCTGCTCACCCGCCGGCACGCCACCGCCATCCTGTGGGTGCTCAAGTCCCGCGAAGAGGTCAGCGGCCGGGCCCTGGCCCGCATCGTCATGCCCAGTAGCGACGGGACCAACGTCTACCCGCCGCTGCGCCAGCTCGTGGCCGACGGCCTGGTCGACACCGACGGCACCGGGCAGCCATACCGACTGTCCGAGGCGGGAAAGAGCCTGGCGCCCGTCTTCGGGGCCCTGTCCGCCTGGTCCGCCGGACAGCCCCTCGCGCAGGCCGCCCAGCACCCGGTCTGGGGACGCGCGAACGCCGTGACCGTTCCGACGAGGTGGGTCAGCAACCAGGCGCGCCTGCCCGCCCCGGCAGCGCCGGTGCGAGCGGGGAAGACCACCTGGCAGGGCCGTGACCTGTTTTCCCACGCCACGACGGCCCATCCGAAGACGGACCTCGCGGCGGGAGGTCCGCGCCGGTGA
- a CDS encoding MFS transporter, protein MTGRTAARHSRLTAGLLRSIYLPRTADALAFAMATHGIPLLVLATTRSAALTGLAFALEWIPRLAVFGWAGAIVDRRGAAVVFFLASLGRALTVAIGAVVLFLWPSGTVASVTVMTLATITGVLTECSYIAAETAGAAVGRRAGTQTHRVQAVLLAIDQTATLAGPAVAGVLLLAGPPWMLTVITVLSLLTALLVLRTPPSPRTPKSSTDAGLLTGWRTIRSLPALGWLVTGLALSNLAVGFFQAAGPVIVVNHYGQSTTAVGLVWSAAAASTLLAVAVCRVVIDRLGLWPVGAACAAVASLTCLAAAQAPDYLSYLVLVAVLMAADGGMTVVLRTLRSRLIPPDRFGSTLSATILILLLPFPVAGVLTALTPPDALAHVLTGCAVLQAVGLTLAFVRLRTDSALRT, encoded by the coding sequence GTGACCGGACGCACCGCTGCCCGGCACTCCCGCCTCACCGCAGGACTGCTGCGCAGCATCTACCTGCCGCGCACGGCCGATGCCCTCGCGTTCGCCATGGCCACCCATGGCATTCCGCTGCTGGTCCTGGCCACCACCCGTTCCGCTGCGCTCACGGGACTGGCGTTCGCTTTGGAGTGGATACCGAGACTGGCCGTCTTCGGATGGGCCGGCGCGATAGTCGACCGGCGCGGGGCCGCCGTCGTCTTCTTCCTGGCCTCCCTCGGCCGTGCACTGACCGTCGCCATCGGAGCGGTCGTCCTTTTCCTCTGGCCGTCCGGCACCGTGGCGAGCGTCACGGTGATGACCCTCGCGACCATCACGGGGGTGCTCACCGAATGCAGCTACATCGCGGCCGAGACCGCTGGCGCCGCCGTCGGCCGCCGGGCAGGAACGCAGACCCACCGCGTTCAGGCCGTCCTGCTCGCGATCGACCAGACCGCGACGCTGGCCGGCCCGGCGGTCGCAGGCGTGCTGCTGCTAGCCGGCCCGCCCTGGATGCTCACCGTGATTACGGTGCTCTCGCTGCTCACCGCGCTGCTCGTGCTGCGCACCCCGCCGTCGCCCCGCACTCCAAAGAGCAGCACGGACGCAGGGCTGCTCACCGGCTGGCGTACCATCCGCTCGCTGCCCGCGCTGGGCTGGCTGGTTACCGGCCTGGCGCTCTCCAACCTCGCCGTCGGCTTCTTCCAAGCCGCCGGCCCCGTGATCGTCGTCAACCACTACGGGCAGTCCACCACCGCCGTCGGCCTGGTCTGGTCCGCCGCCGCAGCGTCCACCCTTCTGGCCGTCGCCGTCTGCCGGGTCGTGATCGACCGCCTCGGCCTGTGGCCGGTCGGTGCCGCCTGCGCCGCTGTTGCCTCGCTCACTTGCCTGGCCGCCGCCCAGGCCCCCGACTACCTCTCCTACCTGGTCCTCGTCGCGGTGCTGATGGCCGCAGACGGCGGCATGACGGTCGTCCTGCGCACGCTTCGCTCCCGCCTGATCCCCCCGGACCGGTTCGGCAGCACCTTGTCGGCGACCATCCTCATCCTCCTGCTGCCCTTTCCCGTCGCGGGCGTGCTCACCGCCCTCACACCGCCCGACGCCCTTGCGCACGTTCTCACCGGGTGCGCCGTACTGCAGGCCGTCGGCCTGACTCTCGCCTTCGTCCGCCTGCGTACCGACTCCGCCCTGCGCACCTGA
- a CDS encoding DUF6112 family protein, which produces MPVSPLADRVVQLAFDPGISPKGGGLPGLAVLKNVVNSINLFGIIAVVGALAVSLGVWAWGHHTGGHQAEANGKKGATVAAGAALGLGAANGLVAFFSALGSQVH; this is translated from the coding sequence ATCCCCGTGTCACCACTCGCCGACCGCGTCGTCCAGCTCGCCTTCGACCCGGGCATCTCCCCCAAGGGCGGCGGCCTGCCCGGCCTGGCCGTCCTGAAGAACGTCGTCAACTCGATCAATTTGTTCGGCATCATCGCCGTCGTCGGGGCCCTCGCCGTCAGCCTCGGGGTCTGGGCCTGGGGCCACCACACCGGCGGCCACCAGGCCGAAGCCAACGGCAAGAAGGGCGCCACCGTCGCCGCCGGCGCCGCCCTCGGCCTCGGCGCCGCCAACGGCCTCGTGGCCTTCTTCTCGGCCCTGGGCTCGCAGGTCCACTGA
- a CDS encoding SCO6880 family protein has protein sequence MSDPATAPLTVKFPHRSRRGILLGLTIPQLVLLSSALALALVTVVSTGLLGILALAPVWAAVTALIAIRRHGRSLIDWAPVVARYAHRRRTGQTLWLARPVTRPRQDGVLHLPGTAASLKVVTPGDSATDAAAVHDPHQQTLTAIARVSSRAFVLLDAATQNHNVNGWGRALAGLARTGQVATVQVLERTVPDSGDTLARHWAQHGRPETPVAGQVYSELVAAAGPAAAPHETYLAISLDLKAARRLITQAGGGLPGAFTVMQQTTASVAQAARNAGLTVTGWLSAREVAAVIRTAYDPQALSAVQQWSETGRAEADPAAAGPVVQVEEYDRLATDSARHATYWVENWPRTEMGAGFLHGLMFTAGVRRSLSLIYVPQALESALRDVQRKKAQIVADASERARRGQVDNEADSVEYADVKQRERQLIAGHADVALTGLVTVTAETDALLDAACAQIETAAVTAGVDLRRLNYQQPDAFAVAALPLARTTL, from the coding sequence TTGTCCGATCCAGCCACCGCCCCCCTCACGGTGAAGTTCCCGCACCGGAGCCGCCGCGGCATCCTTCTCGGGCTCACCATCCCCCAACTCGTTCTCCTGTCCTCAGCCCTGGCGCTTGCGCTGGTAACGGTTGTCTCCACCGGGCTGCTCGGCATCCTTGCCCTGGCGCCCGTGTGGGCGGCGGTCACCGCGCTGATAGCGATCCGCCGGCATGGCCGGTCCCTGATCGACTGGGCACCGGTCGTCGCCCGCTACGCGCACCGCCGCCGCACCGGGCAGACCCTGTGGCTCGCCCGGCCCGTCACCCGCCCCCGCCAGGACGGCGTCCTGCACCTGCCCGGAACCGCCGCCTCCCTCAAGGTGGTCACCCCCGGCGACTCCGCCACGGACGCCGCGGCCGTCCACGACCCGCACCAGCAGACGCTCACCGCCATCGCCCGCGTCTCCTCCCGGGCCTTCGTCCTGCTCGATGCAGCCACCCAGAACCACAACGTCAACGGCTGGGGCCGGGCGCTCGCCGGCCTCGCCCGCACCGGGCAGGTGGCCACCGTGCAGGTCCTGGAGCGCACCGTGCCCGACTCCGGCGACACCCTCGCCCGGCACTGGGCCCAGCACGGCCGGCCCGAGACCCCGGTCGCCGGACAGGTTTACTCCGAACTGGTCGCCGCCGCCGGACCCGCCGCAGCCCCCCATGAGACGTACCTCGCGATCTCCCTGGACCTCAAGGCCGCCCGGCGCCTGATAACGCAGGCGGGCGGCGGGCTGCCCGGAGCGTTCACCGTCATGCAGCAGACCACCGCGAGCGTCGCCCAGGCCGCCCGCAACGCCGGACTGACGGTCACCGGGTGGCTCAGCGCCCGGGAGGTCGCCGCCGTCATCCGTACCGCCTACGACCCCCAAGCCCTCTCTGCTGTGCAGCAGTGGTCCGAGACCGGGCGGGCGGAAGCCGACCCGGCCGCCGCCGGCCCCGTCGTCCAGGTCGAAGAGTACGACCGCCTGGCCACCGACAGCGCGCGGCACGCGACCTACTGGGTGGAGAACTGGCCGCGGACCGAGATGGGCGCCGGGTTCCTGCACGGGCTGATGTTCACCGCCGGGGTCCGCCGCAGCCTCTCCCTCATCTACGTACCCCAGGCCCTGGAATCCGCGCTGCGCGACGTCCAGCGCAAGAAGGCCCAGATCGTCGCGGACGCCAGCGAGCGCGCCCGGCGCGGCCAGGTCGACAACGAAGCGGACTCCGTCGAGTACGCCGACGTCAAGCAGCGCGAGCGGCAGCTGATCGCCGGGCACGCCGACGTCGCCCTGACCGGCCTGGTCACCGTCACCGCCGAAACCGACGCCCTCCTCGACGCCGCCTGCGCGCAGATCGAGACCGCCGCCGTCACCGCCGGCGTCGATCTGCGCCGCCTGAACTACCAGCAGCCCGACGCCTTCGCCGTCGCCGCGCTGCCCCTCGCCCGCACCACCTTGTAA
- a CDS encoding DNA-methyltransferase, protein MPFSLHQGDALGVLAGLPDGCVDSVITDPPYNSGGRTAKERTSRSAKQKYTSTDAKHSLGDFTGENMDQRSYAFWLTQIMTEAHRLTRTGGTALLFTDWRQLPVTTDAIQAAGWLWRGVLAWNKPQVRPQKGRFKQSCEFIVWASKGAIDGSRNPVYLPGLYSASQPSGVKRQHITQKPVEVMRELVKISPEGGTVLDFCAGSGSTGVAALLEGRDFIGVEKTEHYASIAADRLTETVRETLTQDDVALTT, encoded by the coding sequence TTGCCTTTTTCCCTGCACCAGGGCGATGCCCTCGGCGTCCTCGCCGGCCTTCCGGACGGCTGCGTCGACTCCGTGATCACCGACCCGCCGTACAACAGCGGCGGGAGGACCGCGAAGGAACGCACCAGCCGCTCGGCGAAGCAGAAGTACACCTCCACCGACGCCAAGCACTCCCTCGGCGACTTCACCGGCGAGAACATGGACCAGCGCAGCTATGCCTTCTGGCTGACGCAGATCATGACCGAAGCCCACCGGCTCACCCGCACCGGGGGTACCGCGCTGCTGTTCACCGACTGGCGTCAGCTTCCCGTCACCACGGACGCGATCCAGGCGGCCGGCTGGCTGTGGCGAGGGGTGCTGGCGTGGAACAAGCCGCAGGTCCGCCCGCAAAAGGGCAGGTTCAAGCAGTCGTGCGAGTTCATCGTCTGGGCGTCGAAGGGGGCGATCGACGGCTCCCGGAACCCGGTCTACCTGCCCGGCCTGTATTCGGCCTCGCAGCCGTCGGGGGTGAAGCGCCAGCACATCACGCAAAAGCCGGTCGAGGTGATGCGGGAGCTGGTCAAGATCAGCCCTGAAGGCGGCACAGTGCTCGACTTCTGCGCCGGCTCCGGTTCCACCGGCGTCGCCGCCCTTCTCGAAGGAAGGGATTTCATCGGTGTGGAGAAGACCGAACACTATGCGTCCATTGCGGCCGACCGCCTCACCGAGACGGTGCGCGAAACTCTCACCCAGGACGACGTGGCTCTCACCACCTGA
- a CDS encoding DUF6238 family protein: MTSSNTTSDAHPYLRAATAGIRHHARALDRTVPPQPVDRLHLDVLHAHLTALHRLLDQLAEAARPAHPGAGRHLATAHTRLWQATAEAHAAFHLLPSSATDSAECRPERLPEGPPVLTICQRHLAAGHSVRRKTTPTDLNRAPHTTACVR; encoded by the coding sequence TTGACCTCTTCGAACACCACCAGCGACGCACACCCCTACCTCCGCGCCGCTACCGCCGGCATCCGCCACCACGCCCGCGCCCTGGACCGGACCGTGCCGCCGCAGCCGGTGGACCGCCTCCACCTCGACGTCCTCCACGCCCATCTCACCGCGCTGCACCGGCTCCTCGACCAGCTCGCCGAGGCAGCCCGTCCGGCGCATCCCGGCGCCGGACGGCATCTGGCCACCGCGCACACCCGGCTGTGGCAGGCGACCGCCGAGGCCCACGCGGCCTTCCATCTGCTGCCGTCCTCGGCCACGGACTCCGCCGAGTGCCGCCCCGAGCGGCTCCCGGAAGGACCGCCGGTCCTCACCATCTGCCAGCGCCACCTCGCCGCCGGGCACAGCGTCCGCCGCAAGACCACCCCCACCGACCTGAACCGTGCACCGCACACCACCGCATGCGTGCGCTGA
- a CDS encoding DUF4913 domain-containing protein: protein MDQSAQQAQQLDQLASAPAPGGSPFAAFGMPGFGGPPPAAPPEPRPILELDGEEREDELDALSDWVDDFLLPVYGAEVTTAAPWCLQWQEHDDVVAWLHALWLAYQQHKDPEAGLSGLFVWHRDFLTHAIAAIRAPGGPLSACMTSPERPAHRILPGPPPSARTEKVTTSDAKPSGSGEPSEQAA from the coding sequence ATGGATCAGTCGGCGCAGCAGGCGCAGCAGCTCGACCAGCTGGCCTCCGCACCTGCCCCCGGCGGATCGCCGTTCGCGGCGTTCGGCATGCCGGGCTTCGGCGGACCTCCTCCGGCAGCGCCACCGGAGCCGCGCCCGATTCTGGAGCTGGACGGCGAGGAACGCGAGGACGAACTCGACGCGCTGTCGGACTGGGTCGACGACTTCCTCCTGCCCGTCTACGGGGCGGAGGTCACCACGGCGGCGCCCTGGTGCCTGCAGTGGCAGGAGCATGACGACGTTGTGGCGTGGCTGCACGCCCTGTGGCTGGCCTACCAGCAGCACAAGGACCCCGAGGCGGGCCTGTCCGGCCTGTTCGTGTGGCACCGGGACTTCCTGACGCACGCCATCGCGGCGATCCGCGCGCCCGGCGGGCCGCTGTCGGCCTGTATGACGTCCCCGGAGCGGCCCGCCCACCGCATCCTGCCCGGCCCGCCGCCCTCCGCCCGTACGGAGAAGGTGACGACGAGCGACGCCAAGCCCTCCGGGAGCGGTGAGCCGTCCGAGCAGGCGGCGTGA
- a CDS encoding SCO6881 family protein: MGFCDLPLADKVCAVGEAVDFASDPGKAIGDWLAKSAGELAAAAADLAAKAVDTTTKVDLNATWFRDNYETILPIGLVLLVATFCAQLTRAAVRRDGQALSQALTGTISGVIFAFAAIALTTVAIEVVDALSAGLLKAANLNIESAVRRIVKVGQLTSLSGLGWLVMVFTGLGVAIGAILYWCVMMVRKVGILVMVTLAVFAGAGGGWEAARRWRKGWIEATATLVASKLLMTIIFVLGISAMGKTEAKDGLAALADVLAGIVIMALILLCPYMTFKFVHWAAEGSDGETLHRAGGAGAQLAKQHTERAGKKAASAAATAGTGGAAAGAGAEAAPQGPDGGFPGDIASASSGGDKNSSNAGSGVSPGGDAAKTGLEKTVQPPPTSVKDDTSGQPGGSPGPGGSGQGAAQGQAGGWQSSPPTTSPPPQGAPPSTGMQDTGTTGPASPPPPPAGL, from the coding sequence ATGGGGTTTTGTGACCTCCCCCTCGCGGACAAGGTCTGCGCCGTCGGCGAGGCCGTGGACTTCGCCTCCGACCCGGGCAAGGCCATCGGCGACTGGCTCGCGAAGTCCGCGGGCGAACTCGCCGCTGCCGCCGCCGACCTGGCGGCCAAAGCCGTCGACACCACCACCAAGGTCGACCTCAACGCGACCTGGTTCCGCGACAACTACGAGACGATCCTGCCCATCGGCCTCGTCCTGCTGGTCGCCACATTCTGCGCCCAGCTCACCCGCGCGGCAGTCCGGCGCGACGGACAGGCCCTGAGCCAGGCGCTCACCGGCACCATATCCGGCGTCATCTTCGCCTTCGCCGCGATCGCCCTGACCACCGTCGCCATCGAAGTGGTCGACGCCCTGTCCGCCGGACTGCTCAAAGCCGCAAATTTGAACATCGAGTCCGCGGTGCGCCGCATCGTCAAGGTCGGCCAGCTCACCTCCCTGTCGGGCCTCGGGTGGCTCGTGATGGTCTTCACCGGACTCGGGGTCGCCATCGGCGCCATCCTCTACTGGTGCGTCATGATGGTCAGAAAGGTCGGCATTCTCGTCATGGTCACCCTGGCGGTCTTCGCCGGGGCCGGCGGCGGCTGGGAAGCCGCCCGCCGCTGGCGCAAGGGCTGGATCGAAGCCACCGCCACCCTGGTGGCCAGCAAGCTGTTGATGACGATCATCTTCGTGCTCGGTATCTCCGCGATGGGCAAGACCGAGGCCAAGGACGGCCTGGCCGCACTCGCCGACGTCCTCGCCGGCATCGTGATCATGGCTTTGATTCTGCTGTGCCCGTACATGACCTTCAAGTTCGTCCACTGGGCTGCCGAGGGCAGCGACGGAGAGACGCTGCACCGTGCCGGCGGAGCCGGTGCCCAGCTCGCCAAGCAGCACACCGAGCGCGCCGGGAAGAAGGCCGCCTCCGCCGCAGCGACTGCCGGGACGGGCGGCGCCGCAGCCGGAGCCGGAGCGGAAGCCGCCCCGCAGGGACCGGACGGCGGCTTCCCCGGCGACATCGCCTCCGCCTCCTCCGGCGGAGACAAGAACAGTTCGAACGCAGGCTCCGGCGTCTCGCCCGGTGGCGATGCCGCCAAGACCGGCCTGGAGAAGACCGTCCAGCCGCCGCCGACCAGTGTCAAGGACGACACCAGCGGCCAGCCGGGCGGCAGCCCGGGGCCGGGTGGCTCCGGACAGGGCGCCGCACAAGGCCAGGCCGGCGGGTGGCAGTCCAGCCCGCCGACCACGTCCCCGCCGCCGCAGGGCGCCCCGCCGTCCACCGGAATGCAGGACACCGGCACCACCGGTCCGGCCTCACCGCCGCCTCCCCCGGCCGGCCTCTGA
- a CDS encoding C40 family peptidase, protein MKALAAGIGVVVLSPFLLGGAAMMMASSSQAATSTSATSPCFPGLDTGKVTEQVTKILDGANASTIRIKGLDLPGEQVPNAQTIVATGISLKVPRRGHIVALATAMQESRLRNLSSGDRDSLGLFQQRPSQGWGTAAHIRDPVYASERFYKALLKVKGWQQMTVPQAAQAVQKSGYPDAYAQWEQLSTALQKAIAATFPGGGKESGAAGAKPPSTASGCGTASDGSSFGNIPEGKVPKGYTIPKDTDPRARKAITWAMQQLGTMYQWGGQCTAPRGADPMGRCDCSSLMQQAYQHVGVALDRVTQDQVRNGKAVSTKTLKPGDLVFSRGSAAAPEHVAMYLGDGLVIEAPRTGKPVRIVPIKSMAVLAARRVV, encoded by the coding sequence TTGAAAGCGCTCGCCGCCGGCATCGGCGTCGTCGTCCTCTCTCCGTTTCTCCTCGGCGGCGCGGCCATGATGATGGCCAGCTCCAGCCAAGCCGCCACCAGCACCAGCGCCACCAGCCCGTGCTTCCCCGGTCTGGACACCGGCAAGGTCACCGAGCAGGTGACCAAGATCCTGGACGGTGCCAACGCCTCCACCATCCGGATCAAGGGCCTGGACCTGCCCGGTGAGCAGGTCCCGAATGCCCAGACCATCGTCGCCACCGGCATCAGCCTCAAGGTGCCCCGGCGCGGGCATATCGTCGCGCTGGCCACCGCGATGCAGGAGAGCCGGCTGCGCAACCTCAGCAGCGGCGACCGCGACTCGCTCGGGCTGTTCCAGCAGCGCCCCAGCCAGGGCTGGGGCACCGCCGCCCATATCCGCGACCCCGTCTACGCGAGCGAACGGTTCTACAAGGCACTGCTCAAGGTCAAAGGCTGGCAGCAGATGACCGTCCCGCAGGCCGCGCAGGCCGTACAGAAGTCCGGCTACCCGGATGCCTATGCCCAGTGGGAGCAGCTGAGCACCGCGCTGCAGAAGGCCATCGCCGCAACCTTCCCCGGCGGCGGCAAGGAAAGCGGCGCCGCTGGCGCCAAGCCGCCGTCCACGGCTTCCGGCTGCGGCACTGCGAGCGACGGCTCGTCGTTCGGGAACATCCCCGAGGGAAAGGTCCCGAAGGGGTACACGATCCCGAAGGACACCGACCCACGGGCCCGCAAAGCGATCACCTGGGCGATGCAGCAGCTCGGGACGATGTACCAGTGGGGCGGCCAGTGCACCGCTCCCCGGGGCGCGGACCCGATGGGCCGCTGCGACTGCAGTTCGCTGATGCAGCAGGCATACCAGCACGTCGGCGTCGCCCTGGACCGGGTGACCCAGGACCAGGTCCGCAACGGCAAAGCCGTCTCCACGAAGACGCTTAAGCCGGGTGATCTGGTGTTCAGCCGCGGAAGCGCCGCCGCCCCCGAGCACGTCGCGATGTACCTCGGCGACGGCTTGGTCATCGAAGCCCCGCGCACCGGCAAGCCGGTCCGGATCGTGCCGATCAAGAGCATGGCTGTCCTCGCCGCCCGCCGCGTCGTCTGA
- a CDS encoding SH3 domain-containing protein has product MRISRIAAAAAVTAAVALPAVTAATANAAAPATVTASSACNKTGPYQIHDASAVTIRSKATTNSTALGTLYKTHKFTVHKTTKTGSWVYITDKTTGVTGWVSGTYVYPTVYTCLH; this is encoded by the coding sequence TTGCGAATTTCCCGCATTGCTGCCGCCGCGGCTGTAACCGCAGCCGTCGCGCTGCCTGCTGTCACCGCGGCGACGGCCAACGCCGCAGCCCCGGCCACCGTCACTGCCTCCAGCGCGTGCAACAAGACCGGGCCGTACCAGATCCACGACGCCAGTGCGGTCACCATCCGCTCGAAGGCGACGACGAATTCCACAGCACTCGGCACCCTCTACAAGACCCACAAGTTCACCGTCCACAAGACGACGAAGACCGGTTCGTGGGTCTACATCACGGACAAGACCACCGGCGTAACGGGCTGGGTTTCCGGCACCTACGTGTACCCGACCGTCTACACCTGTCTCCACTGA